The proteins below come from a single Chryseobacterium capnotolerans genomic window:
- a CDS encoding NADH-quinone oxidoreductase subunit C, with translation MTNEFVLEAITREFPESVISSSEPYGMLTIEVKKEDIKKIIHYLKDSTLEINFLTDICGIHYPEFPEKEIGVVYHLHNMMANFRLRLKIFMSRENIEVDSLTDLYAGANWMERETFDFYGIKFKGHPDLRPILNMEDLGYHPMLKEYRLEDGTRTDKDDNMFGR, from the coding sequence ATGACAAACGAATTTGTATTAGAAGCAATCACCAGAGAATTTCCGGAATCTGTCATTTCAAGTTCAGAACCCTATGGAATGTTGACGATTGAAGTGAAGAAAGAAGATATCAAAAAGATCATTCATTATCTTAAAGATTCAACACTGGAAATCAACTTCCTTACAGATATATGTGGAATTCACTATCCTGAATTCCCCGAAAAGGAAATAGGTGTTGTATATCATCTGCATAACATGATGGCTAACTTCAGATTACGTCTGAAGATCTTCATGTCCAGAGAAAACATCGAAGTAGATTCTCTTACGGATCTATATGCCGGTGCCAACTGGATGGAAAGAGAAACGTTTGACTTTTATGGGATTAAATTTAAAGGACACCCGGATCTTAGACCTATTTTGAATATGGAAGATCTTGGATACCACCCAATGTTGAAGGAATATCGCCTTGAAGATGGTACAAGAACAGACAAGGACGATAATATGTTTGGAAGATAA
- a CDS encoding GNAT family N-acetyltransferase, with protein sequence MSTVSIIEVKTPGQLKQFVRFPMDLYKNNPYYVPSFINDEINIWNADENPALQYSEAKQYLAYKNDKIAGRIAVLINHKEEKELGIRKVRFGWIDFIDDEEVSQALIQKAIDYAKEKNIDKVEGPMGFTNLDKAGMLIKGFDQLATMIGIYNHDYYPKHLEKLGLVKEKEWVEFEIIFPEVLPEKIHKFNELISQKYKLKVLKFNNKEEIIQYVDPMFDLLDETYKHLSTYTPISDEQRKTYKEKYFKLIDKDFIVCIVDENNHLISFAITMPSYSKALQKSGGKLLPFGWWHFLKAGRKNDRANFYLIGIHPDYQRRGVTSIIFKEIWKIFRKKGVKYLETNPELEENKNIQLLWQDYNPVNHKRRRTYSLEINDK encoded by the coding sequence ATGTCAACAGTTTCAATTATTGAAGTAAAAACTCCCGGTCAACTCAAGCAATTCGTAAGATTTCCTATGGATCTGTACAAAAATAACCCGTACTATGTTCCATCCTTTATCAATGACGAAATTAACATCTGGAATGCTGATGAAAATCCCGCTCTTCAATATTCTGAAGCGAAACAGTATTTAGCATACAAGAATGACAAAATTGCAGGGAGAATTGCCGTTCTTATCAACCATAAGGAGGAAAAAGAATTAGGGATCCGTAAAGTACGTTTTGGATGGATAGATTTCATTGATGATGAAGAAGTTTCACAAGCATTAATTCAGAAAGCGATTGATTACGCCAAAGAAAAGAATATTGATAAGGTTGAAGGGCCAATGGGATTCACCAACCTTGATAAAGCCGGAATGCTGATTAAAGGTTTTGATCAGCTGGCTACTATGATTGGCATCTACAACCATGATTATTACCCAAAACATCTTGAGAAACTGGGATTGGTAAAAGAAAAAGAATGGGTGGAATTTGAAATTATTTTCCCAGAGGTTTTACCGGAAAAGATCCACAAGTTTAACGAGCTTATTTCTCAGAAATACAAACTGAAAGTTTTAAAATTCAATAATAAGGAAGAAATTATCCAATATGTGGATCCAATGTTTGATCTTCTAGATGAAACCTACAAGCATCTTTCCACTTATACTCCTATTTCTGACGAACAGCGTAAAACATATAAAGAAAAATACTTTAAGCTTATTGACAAAGACTTCATTGTCTGCATCGTGGATGAAAACAATCATCTTATTTCCTTTGCAATTACGATGCCTTCTTACTCCAAAGCATTGCAAAAATCAGGAGGAAAACTACTCCCATTTGGCTGGTGGCATTTTTTGAAAGCAGGCAGAAAAAATGACAGGGCCAATTTTTACCTGATCGGTATCCATCCAGATTATCAAAGAAGAGGAGTAACCTCTATCATTTTCAAAGAAATCTGGAAAATATTCAGAAAAAAAGGAGTTAAATACCTGGAAACGAATCCCGAACTGGAAGAAAATAAAAACATTCAGCTTTTATGGCAGGATTACAACCCTGTAAACCATAAGAGAAGAAGAACCTACTCACTTGAGATAAATGATAAATGA
- a CDS encoding 2Fe-2S iron-sulfur cluster-binding protein: MSEEVKKFKITIDGQTTEVLPGTSILEAARQIGGKSVPPAMCYYSKLETSGGRCRTCLVEVSKGSEADPRPMPKLVASCRTNVMDGMEVKNLTSEKAQEGRKAVTEFLLVNHPLDCPVCDQAGECHLQDLGYEHGNLETRTEFERNTYEADDLGPHIKLNMNRCILCARCVLAANQLTGEREHGILFRGDHAEISTYLNKALDNDFIGNVIDVCPVGALTDRTSRFASRVWFTKPMNATCKCDKCSGKAVVWMKGDEIVRVTARKDQWGEVEEFICDTCRFERKSLSDWNIEGPRHIDRHSVISLNHYQKPKDELIMIDNPGAKEISEKDEK; encoded by the coding sequence ATGAGCGAAGAAGTTAAAAAATTCAAAATAACGATAGACGGACAGACTACTGAAGTTTTGCCTGGTACTTCTATTTTGGAAGCAGCTAGACAAATCGGTGGTAAATCTGTACCTCCTGCTATGTGTTACTACAGCAAATTGGAGACCAGCGGAGGAAGATGCAGAACTTGTCTTGTAGAAGTTTCTAAAGGATCTGAAGCAGATCCGCGTCCTATGCCGAAATTGGTAGCAAGCTGCAGAACCAACGTTATGGATGGTATGGAAGTTAAAAACCTTACTTCTGAGAAAGCTCAGGAAGGAAGAAAAGCAGTTACCGAGTTCTTATTGGTAAACCACCCGCTAGACTGTCCTGTTTGTGATCAGGCTGGTGAATGTCATCTTCAGGATCTTGGATATGAGCATGGAAACCTTGAAACAAGAACAGAATTCGAAAGAAATACTTACGAAGCTGATGATCTTGGACCTCACATCAAACTGAACATGAACCGTTGTATTCTTTGTGCAAGATGTGTATTAGCTGCTAACCAATTAACAGGTGAAAGAGAGCACGGTATTCTTTTCAGAGGAGATCACGCTGAAATTTCAACCTATCTAAATAAAGCTTTGGACAATGACTTCATCGGAAACGTTATCGACGTTTGTCCTGTAGGAGCATTAACAGACAGAACATCCCGTTTTGCAAGCAGAGTATGGTTTACAAAACCTATGAATGCTACTTGTAAGTGTGATAAATGTTCCGGAAAAGCTGTAGTTTGGATGAAAGGTGACGAAATTGTAAGAGTTACTGCAAGAAAAGACCAATGGGGTGAAGTTGAAGAATTCATCTGTGATACATGCCGTTTCGAAAGAAAATCTTTATCAGACTGGAACATCGAAGGTCCTAGACATATCGACAGACACTCTGTAATTTCATTGAATCATTACCAGAAGCCAAAAGACGAATTGATCATGATCGATAATCCTGGTGCTAAGGAAATCAGTGAAAAAGACGAAAAATAA
- the nuoE gene encoding complex I 24 kDa subunit family protein gives MSETIAFKPESLAQVHKIIARYPEGRQKSALLPVLHLAQKEFGGWLDVPVMDYVAGLLSIKPIEVYEVATFYTMFNMKPVGKYVLEVCRTGPCMVCGSEKILDHIRTKLNIKDGETTEDGMFTLKPAECLGACGYAPMMQLGKFFHENLTIEKVDEILDLCRQGQLALD, from the coding sequence ATGAGCGAAACAATAGCTTTTAAACCGGAAAGTTTAGCACAGGTACACAAAATTATCGCAAGATATCCTGAAGGAAGACAGAAATCTGCTCTTCTTCCTGTCCTTCACTTGGCACAGAAAGAATTCGGAGGATGGTTAGATGTTCCTGTGATGGATTATGTTGCCGGACTATTAAGTATCAAACCGATCGAAGTATATGAAGTGGCTACTTTTTATACCATGTTCAACATGAAGCCGGTAGGTAAATATGTTTTGGAAGTTTGCAGAACCGGACCTTGTATGGTGTGTGGAAGCGAAAAAATCCTTGACCATATCAGAACGAAACTGAACATTAAAGATGGAGAAACTACTGAAGACGGTATGTTCACCCTAAAGCCTGCTGAATGTCTTGGAGCATGTGGTTATGCACCGATGATGCAGCTTGGTAAGTTCTTTCATGAAAATTTAACGATAGAAAAAGTAGATGAAATCCTTGATCTTTGCAGACAGGGACAACTTGCTTTAGACTAA
- the nuoD gene encoding NADH dehydrogenase (quinone) subunit D, whose amino-acid sequence MKDNSLSNILNQYESKEQIDGQLYTLNLGPTHPATHGIFQNILTMDGERILHAEQTVGYIHRAFEKISERRNYSQITTLTDRMNYCSAPINNLGWHMTVEKLIGVKVPKRVDYMRVILMELARIGDHLICNGVTGMDSGAITGLTYMFIERERIYDMYEQICGARMTTNMGRIGGFERDFTPKFHELLKDFLKTFPPRFKEFCTLLERNRIFMDRTIGTGAISAERALSYGFTGPNLRAAGVDYDVRVAQPYSSYEDFDFIIPVGTSGDTYDRFMVRQQEIWESIKIIKQAYENLPEGPFHADVPDFYLPEKADVYQKMEALIYHFKIVMGETDVPKGEVYHAVEGGNGELGFYLVSDGGRSPYRLHFRRPCFIYYQAYPEMITGSVISDAIVTMCSMNIIAGELDA is encoded by the coding sequence ATGAAAGATAACTCATTATCTAATATACTAAACCAGTACGAAAGTAAGGAACAGATTGACGGGCAATTATATACCCTGAATCTAGGACCTACCCACCCTGCTACTCACGGAATTTTCCAGAATATCTTAACGATGGACGGAGAAAGAATTCTTCATGCTGAGCAAACGGTAGGATATATCCACAGAGCATTTGAGAAAATTTCTGAAAGAAGAAACTATTCTCAGATCACTACCCTTACTGACCGTATGAATTACTGTTCTGCACCAATCAATAACTTAGGTTGGCATATGACAGTAGAGAAGCTGATTGGTGTTAAAGTTCCAAAACGTGTAGACTATATGCGTGTTATCCTAATGGAATTAGCAAGAATCGGTGACCACCTGATCTGTAACGGGGTAACCGGAATGGACTCAGGAGCGATTACAGGTCTTACTTATATGTTCATCGAAAGAGAACGTATTTATGATATGTATGAGCAGATTTGTGGAGCAAGGATGACGACCAACATGGGAAGAATTGGAGGATTTGAAAGAGATTTCACTCCTAAATTCCATGAGTTACTGAAAGACTTCTTAAAGACTTTCCCACCAAGATTCAAAGAATTCTGTACCCTATTAGAAAGAAATAGAATTTTCATGGACAGAACCATTGGTACGGGAGCTATTTCTGCCGAAAGGGCATTAAGCTACGGTTTCACTGGTCCTAACTTACGTGCAGCAGGTGTAGATTACGATGTGAGAGTTGCACAACCTTATTCCTCATACGAAGATTTCGACTTCATTATTCCTGTAGGAACTTCAGGAGATACTTACGACCGTTTCATGGTTCGTCAACAGGAAATCTGGGAATCCATTAAAATTATCAAACAAGCATACGAAAACCTTCCAGAAGGACCATTCCACGCGGATGTTCCTGATTTCTATCTTCCTGAAAAGGCAGATGTATATCAGAAAATGGAGGCTCTGATTTACCATTTCAAAATTGTAATGGGTGAAACTGATGTACCAAAAGGTGAAGTTTACCATGCAGTAGAAGGAGGAAACGGAGAATTAGGTTTCTATCTTGTGAGCGACGGAGGAAGAAGCCCATACAGACTTCACTTCAGAAGACCTTGTTTCATCTACTATCAGGCATACCCTGAAATGATTACAGGTTCTGTAATTTCAGATGCCATTGTAACGATGTGTAGTATGAATATTATTGCGGGAGAACTAGACGCATAA
- a CDS encoding NADH-quinone oxidoreductase subunit A, which yields MNLPESYIPILIQAGVAVGFVAVSLLGAHFLGPKQKKGDSVKNQSWECGVPSEGNARTPFSIKYFLTAVLFVLFDIEIVFFYPYAVNFREFGMEGFLAVLTFVAIFFVAFFYVWKRGALDWDK from the coding sequence ATGAATTTACCTGAAAGTTATATTCCAATCCTTATCCAGGCAGGTGTAGCAGTAGGATTTGTCGCTGTTTCATTACTTGGAGCACATTTCTTAGGTCCAAAACAGAAAAAAGGAGATTCTGTAAAAAACCAAAGTTGGGAATGTGGGGTTCCTAGTGAAGGAAACGCAAGAACACCGTTTTCCATCAAGTATTTCCTGACTGCGGTATTGTTCGTACTATTCGATATTGAAATCGTATTCTTTTATCCTTATGCGGTAAACTTCAGAGAATTCGGTATGGAAGGATTCTTGGCTGTACTTACGTTCGTTGCGATCTTCTTCGTAGCGTTTTTCTATGTTTGGAAACGTGGTGCACTAGATTGGGATAAATAA
- the nuoH gene encoding NADH-quinone oxidoreductase subunit NuoH, translating to MDLLTFKLILVLALFLLSLTIAAYSTWAERKVASIMQDRIGPNRAGPFGLLQPLADGGKFFFKEDFTPANAEKFLFVLGPALVMFISLITGAVIPWGKSLNIAGTSFDLQVANIDVGVLFIIGMASIGVYGIMIGGWASNNKYSLLGAIRASSQMISYELAMGLALLSIIMMAGSLDLKEITESQSTGKLWGVIPWVSGMNWNIFYQPIAFLVFFVAALAETNRHPFDLPECESELVTGYSTEYSSMKLGLYMFGEYVNMFISNAFMVVLFFGGYNYPGIEWVTQNWGENVAGILSIVAFLTKTVIGILIFMWIRWTLPRFRYDQLMHLGWKTLIPMALVNLLITGAVILAFAN from the coding sequence ATGGATTTACTTACATTTAAACTTATACTTGTACTAGCGCTTTTCCTGCTATCATTAACGATTGCAGCCTACTCTACCTGGGCAGAAAGAAAAGTTGCCTCTATCATGCAGGATAGAATTGGTCCTAACAGAGCTGGACCTTTCGGATTACTGCAACCTCTTGCTGACGGTGGTAAATTCTTCTTCAAGGAAGACTTTACGCCTGCCAATGCTGAAAAATTCCTTTTCGTATTGGGACCGGCTTTAGTAATGTTTATTTCACTAATCACTGGGGCAGTTATTCCTTGGGGTAAAAGTTTAAATATTGCAGGTACTTCTTTTGATCTTCAGGTGGCTAACATTGACGTTGGTGTACTTTTCATCATCGGAATGGCTTCCATCGGGGTTTACGGAATTATGATCGGAGGTTGGGCTTCGAACAATAAATATTCATTACTAGGTGCTATCCGTGCTTCTTCTCAGATGATTTCTTATGAATTAGCAATGGGACTAGCACTTCTTTCTATTATTATGATGGCAGGAAGCTTAGACTTAAAAGAAATTACAGAAAGCCAAAGTACTGGAAAATTATGGGGAGTTATTCCTTGGGTTTCTGGTATGAACTGGAATATTTTCTACCAGCCAATCGCTTTTCTTGTCTTCTTTGTAGCAGCTTTAGCTGAAACTAACAGACACCCGTTCGATTTACCTGAGTGTGAATCTGAATTGGTAACAGGATACTCTACAGAATACTCTTCCATGAAGTTAGGTTTATATATGTTCGGGGAATACGTGAACATGTTTATCTCTAATGCTTTCATGGTGGTTCTTTTCTTTGGAGGTTATAACTATCCTGGTATTGAATGGGTAACGCAGAATTGGGGAGAAAACGTTGCAGGAATCTTAAGTATCGTAGCATTCTTAACGAAAACTGTCATCGGAATCCTGATCTTCATGTGGATCAGATGGACACTTCCAAGATTCAGATATGACCAGTTAATGCACTTGGGATGGAAAACATTAATCCCGATGGCATTGGTAAATCTATTAATTACAGGTGCTGTAATTTTAGCATTTGCAAACTAA
- a CDS encoding NADH-quinone oxidoreductase subunit B: MSDKKPVIRTDAPAPEGYEGEGFFATKLSSVIGMARKFSLWPLPFATSCCGIEFMATLNPTYDASRFGMERNSFSPRQADMLMVCGTISKKLGPVLKEVYTQMAEPKWVVAVGACASSGGIFDTYSVLQGIDKIIPVDVYVPGCPPRPEQIIEGVMQVQALAESESIRRRDMPEYQKLLDSYNISN, translated from the coding sequence ATGTCAGATAAAAAACCAGTAATAAGAACAGATGCACCTGCTCCCGAAGGATATGAAGGAGAAGGGTTTTTCGCAACAAAACTGAGCAGTGTAATCGGAATGGCAAGAAAGTTTTCGCTTTGGCCATTGCCATTTGCAACCTCTTGTTGTGGTATTGAGTTTATGGCTACCCTGAACCCTACTTATGATGCTTCAAGATTTGGAATGGAAAGAAACTCTTTCTCTCCAAGACAAGCAGATATGCTGATGGTTTGCGGAACTATATCAAAAAAATTAGGACCAGTCCTAAAAGAAGTATATACTCAGATGGCTGAACCAAAATGGGTAGTAGCTGTTGGAGCTTGTGCTTCCAGCGGTGGTATTTTTGACACCTACTCTGTACTTCAGGGAATTGATAAAATTATTCCGGTAGATGTTTACGTTCCTGGATGTCCTCCAAGACCAGAACAGATTATTGAAGGGGTAATGCAGGTACAGGCTCTTGCAGAAAGCGAAAGCATCAGAAGAAGAGACATGCCTGAATATCAGAAATTATTAGATTCTTACAATATAAGCAACTAA
- the nuoF gene encoding NADH-quinone oxidoreductase subunit NuoF, giving the protein MSKKLLLKDAHIEGIRYFETYRKQGGYTAAEKALKMTPDEILEEVKTSGLRGRGGAGFPTGMKWSFLAKPEGVPRHLVVNADESEPGTFKDRYLMEFLPHLLIEGMLISSYCLGSNTSYIYIRGEYSWIPDILEEAIEEAKAAGFLGKNILGTGFDLEIYVQRGGGAYICGEETALLESLEGKRGNPRLKPPFPAVKGLWERPTVVNNVESIAAIVPIIDITGAEYAKIGVGRSTGTKLISACGNINKPGVYEIDMTITVEEFIYSDEYCGGIKDGKRLKACIPGGSSVPIVPANLLLRTVNGEPRYMNYESLADGGFATGTMMGSGGFIVLDEDQCIVDHTMTLARFYNHESCGQCTPCREGTGWMYKILKKIEKGEGKMEDIDLLWDIQRKIEGNTICPLGDAAAWPVAAAIRHFRDEFEWHVKNPELSQTQNYGLAHYADPIPAVEKNA; this is encoded by the coding sequence ATGAGTAAAAAACTTTTACTTAAAGACGCACATATAGAAGGCATCCGCTACTTTGAAACTTACCGTAAACAAGGAGGTTACACAGCTGCTGAAAAAGCCTTGAAAATGACTCCTGACGAAATTCTTGAAGAAGTAAAAACTTCAGGACTAAGAGGTCGTGGTGGAGCTGGATTCCCAACAGGGATGAAATGGAGCTTTTTGGCAAAACCAGAGGGCGTTCCAAGACACCTTGTGGTAAATGCGGATGAATCTGAGCCTGGAACATTCAAGGACAGATATCTGATGGAGTTCCTTCCTCACCTATTGATCGAAGGAATGCTAATTTCATCTTACTGTTTAGGTTCTAACACTTCTTATATCTACATCCGTGGAGAATATTCATGGATTCCGGATATCCTTGAAGAAGCTATTGAAGAAGCTAAAGCAGCAGGATTTTTAGGTAAAAATATTTTAGGAACTGGTTTCGATCTTGAAATCTACGTACAGAGAGGTGGTGGAGCATACATCTGCGGTGAAGAAACTGCATTGCTTGAATCCCTTGAAGGAAAAAGAGGTAACCCAAGATTAAAACCGCCATTCCCGGCTGTAAAAGGTCTTTGGGAGAGACCAACGGTGGTAAACAACGTTGAGTCTATTGCGGCAATCGTTCCAATCATTGATATTACAGGTGCTGAGTATGCTAAAATTGGTGTAGGTAGATCTACAGGTACGAAATTGATTTCTGCTTGTGGAAACATCAACAAACCAGGTGTATACGAAATTGATATGACGATCACTGTAGAAGAATTTATCTATTCTGATGAATATTGTGGTGGTATTAAAGACGGAAAAAGATTAAAAGCTTGTATTCCTGGAGGAAGTTCTGTTCCAATCGTTCCAGCAAACTTATTGTTGAGAACCGTGAACGGAGAGCCAAGATATATGAACTATGAATCATTAGCTGACGGAGGTTTTGCTACCGGAACAATGATGGGATCGGGAGGTTTCATCGTTTTAGATGAAGACCAGTGTATTGTAGATCACACCATGACTTTAGCAAGATTCTACAACCACGAAAGCTGTGGACAATGTACTCCTTGCCGTGAAGGTACGGGATGGATGTATAAAATCCTTAAGAAAATTGAGAAAGGAGAAGGAAAAATGGAAGACATCGATCTGCTTTGGGATATCCAGAGAAAAATCGAAGGAAATACGATCTGTCCATTAGGAGATGCAGCAGCATGGCCTGTTGCAGCAGCAATCCGTCACTTCAGAGACGAATTTGAGTGGCACGTAAAAAACCCTGAGTTATCTCAGACCCAAAATTATGGATTGGCACATTATGCAGATCCTATCCCAGCTGTTGAAAAGAATGCATAG